The Candidatus Methylomirabilota bacterium genome contains the following window.
CTCCATGTTCCCGCGACGGCGGAGATCGTGATCGAGGGCGAGATCCTTCCCGATGAGCGCGAGCCGGAGGGGCCCTTCGGCGAGTTCACGGGCTACTTCTCCCGCCGGAGCACGGAGCACATCTTCGTGGCCCGGGCCATCGCCATGCGGGACAAGCCGTGGTTCCAGTCCATCGGCTCGGGTCGAGCGGGCGACCACATCACCACCCTCGGGCTCATTCGCGAGGCCGAGATCATGAACGCACTCAGTCGCGCCATTCCCAACGTGACGGGCGTGCACGTGCCTCTGTCAGGGACGTCGTCCTTCACCGCTTACGTCTCCATCAGGCAAGGCCGTCCCGGGGAGGCCAAGCACGTGATCCCCATCGTGCTCGGAGTGGACCACTACCTCAAGCTCGTCATCGTGGTGGACGACGACATCGATGTTTTCGACGAGTCGGACGTGATGTGGGCGGTGGCCACGCGCATGCAACCGGATCGCGATCTCGTCGTGATCTCCGGGAGCCTCGGCGCCCTGCTCGACCCGAGCGCCGACAGCCGGGGCGTCACCGCGAAGCTCGGCATCGACGCCACCCGCCCCTTTGGCGAGCCCTTCGGAGAGAAGCTCGTGATGTCCGCCCAGCGCATGGCCTGGGCCCGCGCGCTCGTCGACCGGCTCAGCTGACCTCGAACGTCACGAGGGCGTGTCCTGCTCGATCACCTCGCGAAGCTTCTCGGGCGGCACGTCCGTCTTGACCCCGGCCCGCTCGAGCTGTAGCAGCATGTAGCTGCTCGAGTCCTTGTCGCCCCAGCCGCGGCTGAGGGCCTCCGTGAGCTCGGCCAGCGCGAGATTGGCCAGGCGCATGGGCACGCCCATCTCTCTCCCCAGCGCGGTGGCCAGGGATACGTCCTTGTGCCCCAGCTTGAGAGCGAAGGACGGCGGGTCGTAGGTCCCAGGCAGGAACTTGTCCATGAGCCGGTCGAAGGTGCGCCGGCGTCCGCTCGCGCCCTGACGGACCGCCTTCCACAGGGCGAGGGGCTCCACGCCCGCCTTGATGCCCATGGAGAACGTCTCGGCCAGCACCGCGCCGATGGTGAAGCTCGAGCAGTTGTGGACGAGCTTGGCCACCGCTCCCGCCCCGATCGCCCCGACATAGTAATGCTGGTCGCCCATGGCCCCGAGCACGTCCTTGTGGGCATCGTAGATTCCTCGATCGCCGCCCACCCAGATGGCGAGCCGGCGGGTCTTCGCGCCGATCGGCCCGCCGCTCACGGGAGCGTCCAGCACGTGCACGCCCTTTTCTTGAAACGCCGCATGGATCCGGCGGATCAGGGCGGGCGAGTTGGTGGATAGGTCGAAGAATGCCGCACCCTTGCGCAGGCCGTGGATGAGACCATCGGCGCCGAGGGCTACCGCTTCCACCTCCGGGGGGCCGGGCAGCGACGTGAAGACGACGTCGACCGCCTCGGCGACCTCGCGTGGCGTGTCCTTCCACTCTGCTCCCGCGGCCAAGTGCGGCGCGGCCGCCGGGCGGCGAATGTCGTGCACGCACAGGGCATGACCGGCCGCCTGAAGATTGGACGCCATGCTGGAACCCATGATGCCCAGACCGATGAATCCCACCTTCATGTCGTGATCTCTCCTCTAGGACCGGCCGCGGGCGCCCGCTCCGGTGTGTCCCTGGCGGTGGAAGTAGTTGGCGTTGTAGAAATCGAGCACGAGGTCGCGATACACGGCTCGCGGATAGCGCGGCGGGTTGTCGGCGCCCCTGCAGCTGGGCAGGCACTCGATGACCGCCTCCACGTTCGGGCTGAAGAAGAAGGCGATCGAGTAGCGGTCCTTGCCGGAGTCGTTGAGCACGCCATGCGGGGTGGAGAGGAAGCGGTCATTCGACCACCGCTTCATGATGTTGCCGAGATTGACGAGGAAGGTGTCGGGGATCACGGGCGGGGCCAGCCACTCGCCGCTCGGGAGGCGCACGGCGAGACCCGGGACCTCCTCACGCGCGAGCATGGTGATGAAGGAGTTGTCGGTGTGGGGACCCTGGCCGAACTGCTCGTCGTCCTCGATCTCCTGGGGCGGGTAGTGGAGGAAGCGCAGGTTGACGTGCGCCTCGTTCTCGAAGTGCGGGATGAAGTGATCGGCGGGCATGTCGAGAGAGCGCGCGAGCACGGGCAGGATCTGCTCGCCCACCGCTTCCATGGTCTTGAAGTAGGTGAGCATGGCCGTGCGCATCCCGTGGTGGCCCTCGGGCCACTGGTTGCGTCCCCGCAGCGGCTTGCCCGCGACGACGTCGGGATGCTCCGGGCCGCGGTCGTGGCTGATGAAGAAGCTTTCGTTGTAGTTCGGGCGGGTGGCCTTGTGCACCTGGGAAGCGCCCTGGATGGACTGGTTCACCGGGAGGTAGCCGATATTGTTCTCGTTGATCCGGAGCTCGAGCTTCTCCGCGAGGGGCATGGCGTGGAACTCGCGCGAGGCCTGAAAGGCGGCCGCGACCGTCGACGCCGGGACGCCATGGCCGGCCAGGTAGAAGAAGCCCACGCGCTCGCTGGCCTGCCGTACCCGGGCGGCCACGCTATCGAGTCCGCCCGGCTCGCCCAGGAATGCGGGCGCGAAGTCGATCACGGGAATGGCCCTGGTCGCTTCTTCGAGATCCTTGACCGCCTTGGCCTTGAAGATGTTCATCGTCGAGCCCTCCGCTCTCGCTTACTCAGCACTCGCCTCACCGCTGATCTACTCGGGCCTCGCCTCACGGCTTCGCCCTTCAGCTCGAACTGCCACGCCTGCGGGTCCAACTCAGCGCTCACCTCGCGACGCCCAGAGGTCGCCGCTCAGCTCGGATCAACTCAGCTCTCGTCTCGCGTCGGCCATCGGCCGCCGCTCAGCTCGGTCCAATTCAGCTCTCGCCTCGCGACGCCAGGGGCCGCCGCTCAGCTCGAACAGCGGACAGGGTTTCGGCTCGAACCGCATGCTAACCCAGCTTGCCGTGGGCCGACTCGGACTGGGTCGGCTGGAGCGAGACGTGGCTGTGCACGCACTGCAGACGTCCCTGCCGCGGGGCCAGGATGAAAGTGGCGCGCCCGGGGCGGACGAAGGGCTTGCCGTCCGCGCCGATGGCCTCCGAGGACCAGGCCGCGGCTATCCACGCCGTATCGCCGCTCGCGCGCACGACCGGCTGGTCCTCGAAGGTGAAGTTGCGGATGCGCGGCCACACATTGCGCCACTGCTCGCGCTCGATATTGGCGAGGCCATGCACGGCCATGGCCCAGGTGCCGAAGGCCACCGCGTCCTCGGCGAACATGCGCCGCCCGGTGTCGAAGTCACGTCCGCGGCATGCCGTCTCGAACTCGCGCAGCCACTGGAGCGCTTCCTGGTCTGGTGTGGGCATCGCGGCGATTATGCGCTATCCTCCCGGCATGGAAAAGCTCACCGTCGACTCGCTTCGCACGCTGGCCAAGGCCCAGGGACTCGAGCTCACCGACGCCGAGCTCGCCGGGCTCCTGCCCCTGGTCGAGGCGGGACGCGCCGGACTGGCGGCCATCCGTGACATTCCGCTCAAAACCGAGCCGGCCTCGCAGTACCGCATCCTCTAGAGAAGGGGATTTCGCTTGAGCGACCTCTGCTGGACATCCATGACGGATCTCGCCTCCATGATTGCGGCGAAGAAGATCTCGCCCATCGAGGTGGTTCAGGCGCACCTCGAGCGCATCGCGAAGATCGACGGCAAGCTCAAGTCCTACATCACCGTGATGGCCGACTCGGCCCTGGCCGCGGCCAAGGTGGCGGAGGCGGCGGTCATGGCCGGGGGAACGCTCGGTCCTCTCCACGGGGTGCCTCTCGGGCTCAAGGACCTCTACTGCACGAAGGGGGTCAAGACCACGGGCGGGTCCAAGCTTCTCGCGGACTGGATACCCGACGAGGATGCGACCGTAGTGACGAGGCTCGCCGCGGCGGGCGGTATCACCCTGGGCAAGCTCAACATGCACGAGTTCGCCTATGGTCCGGAGGGATTGAACGCGCACTACGGCACGCCGTGGAATCCGTGGGACGCCACCACTCACCGGATTTGTGGCGGGTCCTCGTCGGGCTCCGGCGCGGCGGTGGCCGCCGGCATCTGCCCCGGCGCTCTCGGCTCCGACACGGGCGGCTCCATTCGCATTCCGGCCGCGCTCTGCGGACTCTCCGGCATCAAGCCCACCTATGGGCGCGTGAGCCGCGCGGGCGTGCTGCCCCTGGCCTGGTCCATGGACCACGTGGGGCCGATGTGCCGCAGTGCCGCCGATTGCGGGCTCATGCTCGGCGCCATGTCGGGCTACGACCCGCGCGATCCGACCACGAGCGTGCTGCCGGTGCCCGACTACATGGCCGCGCTGACGGGGCAGGTCAAGGGGCTGCGGGTAGGTCTCCTGCGGTCCTTCTTCCTCGAGGGCGCCGCCCCCGCGCAGCGGGCGGCCGTGGAGGCCGCGGCCAAGACGCTGGAAGGGCTCGGAGCCACGCTCGCGGAGGTCAATATCAAGACGGTGAACGTCGCCCCGGGCGCCTCTCATGCCGTCCTCGCCCCCGAGGCCTATGCCTATCACGAGGAGTGGCTCAAGACGCGGCCTGCGGACTACGGAGAGGATGTGAGACAGCGGCTCCGCGTCGGCGCCTTTGTCACCGGGGCGGAGTATCTGAAGGGCCAGCGACTGCGCGTCCTCCTTCGCGACGAAGTGGACGCGGTGCTCGCCAAGCTCGACGTGCTGCTCGCGCCCACCACGCCCATCGAGGCCCAGGCCGTGGGCCAGGATAGTGTCCAGATCGGCGCCGAGAGCTTCCCGGTGCGCGCGAGCCTCATCCGGTTCACGCGGCCCTTCAATCTCAGCGGCCACCCGGCGGCGTCCGTGCCGTGCGGCTTCACCGAGGGCGGACTTCCCCTGGGACTTCACATCATCGGGCGGCCCTTCGACGAGGCGACCGTGCTCCGCGTCGCCGATGCCTATCAGCGCGTGACCGACTGGCACACTCGCCGCCCACCTCTGGCCTGATGACCCGACCGAGCGCGAGCAGTAACCCCGGGCCAGACTGAGGAGCCGAGACGCTGCCGGCCGTTCGAGTTGAGCGGCGGCCAACGGCCGACGCGAGACGAGAGCTGAGTTGATCCCGCCGGCGTGGCCGTTCGAGCTGAAGGGCGAAGCCCTGAGGCGAGTGCTGAGCTGATCAGCGGCGAGGCGACCAACCAAATGGATGAGCCTGAACCGGTCAGCCTGCCCATCGAGGACTCGCTGGATCTTCACGCTTTCTCTCCCAAAGACGTGCGGTCGGTGGTGGGAGAGTATCTAAAGGAAGCGGCGGCCCGGGGCTTTCGCGAGGTCCGGCTTATCCACGGGCGGGGGATAGGGGTCCAGCGCGCCATGGTCCAATCGCTGCTGGAAGGGCATCCGCTGGTCTCGCGCTACTTCGACGCTCCCCCCGAGCGAGGCGGCTGGGGCGCGACCGTGGTGCTCTTGAAGGAAGGAGCCTAGTCCCCGGGATCAACTCAGCCCTCGTCTCGCGTCGGCCGCTGGCCGACGCTCAACTCGAACGACGGGCAGCGTCTCCGCTCCTCAGTCTTTATCGGCCCGTAGAAGAAGCATACGGTCGATGAAGGACAGGATGCGCGGGCCGTCGATCTTGAAGGCGAAGGCTTCCCGACAGGCGGGGGAAGCGGCGAGGACGAAGCGCTCCAGGTCGGCCTTGGCCGCTTCCGTCATCCGCATGCGCTCCGTCCACGGCTCCCACTCGCGTTCCCTTTCCATGATCATCTCGTCGATCACGGTCAACCCGGCCGCCTTGAGAAAGGCCGCCCACTCGCGCTGGGTGAAGGCGCGGACGTGGGATGGATCGCGGCGCTTCTCGACCTCGAGGATGAAGGCCGCGAGCGTGCGATCCTCGCGCCCCAGGATGTCCTGGATGAGGAAGGCGCCCCCCGGGACCAGCACACGGGAGACCTGCCGCACGGCCGGCAAGAGCTCGGGAAAATGATGTGCGGCGAGGCGACACGTGACCACGCCGAAGGAGGCGTCCCGGAAGGGGAGAGCCTCGACGTCCGCCGCCACGAAGCGCACACGCGCGGCGCCGCGGTCGTGGATGAAGCGGCGCGCCGCGCGGAGCATGGGCTCAGTGACGTCGGTGGCGACCACACTCCGCGTGAAGCCGGCAAAGCCCAGGGCCGTGTGGCCTCCGCCCGTGGCGATGTCGAGCACGCGCGTGGCGCCACGCGCGCGGCCCCAGGCGAGCAGCCGTTCCAGGTCCTCGCCGCCGGCGTGGTCGGGACTCTTGACGTATTCCTCCGCGGTGCGTCCGAACTGGGACTGGACCTGCGCCTTGTGCGCCTCCGTCACGTCTTGGCCGGGCCCCGGGGGCGCTCGGCCAGATGGCGGAAGAGAAAGTCGGTGTCCATGGGGGAGAGATCGAAGCGCCGGCCCGCCTCGTCCACGAGACGCACGCGGTCGGCATCGGGGCGCTCCTGCAGCTGCTCCTCGAGCCAGCGCACCGCCTGCTTGATTCCTGATTCGCCAAGGGCCATGTGGGTGTCCTTCTCTTGCTCACCCTGCCCCTCCTCACGAGGGCAGGGTGAGCAAGGCGATCGCGGGCTACTTTCCGTTTTCCCGCTCGTACTTGGTCTGCCACTCCTTGTTGACGTCCTCGATGCCAGGGATGTGCTTGATGGTGCTCCACGTCGCGCGGGCCGCGCCCCGCATGGCGTACATCAGGGTCTCGCTGATCTCGTCCTCGGTGGCGCCGGCTTGCTTCGCAGCCGCGAAGCGTCCGGGCACTCAGGAGGTGCAGCCGGCCGCGGCCATGGCGGCCAGCGCGACCAGCTGCAGGGTCTTGGGATCGAGCGCCCCTTCACGGTAGTAGACGCCGGCAAACTCCTTCATCTGTCCCATCGGGCCCTCCTTGGGGTGGGTAGTCGGTCAGCCTGGACAGATTATAGGTCACGAACGAGGCGCCGCGCCCGGTCCACGCTGCGGCGGTAGGTTTCGAACGAGTTGACGAGGGCGGGCTTCCGGCCTTGCTTTCGGTCGAGGGTGAAGCAGGAGAACGTGATGTCATGGGCGAGGGGGAAGTCGCGATAGAGCATGCCCGCCACCCTTTGCGGGCTCGCCGAGCGCATGATCTCGAAGTTCTCCGTTTGCCGGAGCGGCGGCACGCGCTCCCCGTGCTTGGTGCGAACCCATTTCATGGTGCCGCCCAGCAGATAGGAGAGGAAGAGCGAGTCCACGAGCATGGACTCCGTCCAGGGGATCTCCTTCTGATAGCCGGCCACGAAGCGCGCCCCCGTGCCGAGGAGGAACTTGCGCGCGGTGTCCGGCTGCAGGAAGTCGCACGCTCCGAAGATATAGCCCGTGCGCGGGCTCGGGGTGCAGTACTCCATGAGGCTGTCCAGCCGGATGACCTTGTCGCCGAGTCCGGTCAGCTTTCGCCGCTGGCCGTGAGAGGAGATGTAACAAACCTGCTGGCTGTGATGCCGCCGGGCCTCCTGGAGGAGCATCTCGAGATCGTAGTGCGTGTAGAAGCGCCGGTAGACCAGATTGATGCGTATGCCCTCCCAGGCCAGTGACTGGCGAATGGCCTTCAGATAGGGCAGAACCGAGGGCTCCTCCTGGAGGAGCTTGCCCTTGCGGTTCCACATCGACTCGAGCGTCACGAGCTGCGCCATGTCCTGGGACGCGTATCCTTTCCAGCACGGGCTGATTACCCCGGGGCCGGCGCGCATGATACCACCGGCAACTGCGGAAGCTAGCGGGCTTGTGTGACCGGTAAAATCCTTGTAAAATCCAGCGGCTACGGCAGATTCAATACCTCTGAGGCCTATCCGACACTCCAGAGAAGAACCGCGACCACGGCAACGCCGATGATCACGGCCCAGAGGAGATAGTGCTTCGCGAAGTTCTTGAGAGAGCCGTCCCTTCTGGTCATTCTTTTTCTATCCTATCATGGCCAAGATTGGATGATTCTAGAGCCATCCAATTGGTGCTTTACAAGAAGATGAACATGTCGATAATGGCTGATACGAGGCGCCCATGAAAATCCCTCTCGACCGTTCGGCGGACCGTAATGGCAGGCTGCCACTGGCGCGACAGATCCAGCTGCATCTCGAGCGGCTGATCAGCCAGCGACTGCTGGCGCCCGGAGTCAAGCTGCCCGCCACTCGCGAGCTCGCTCAGGAGCTCGGCGTCAATCGCACCACCGTCGCCCAGGCCTATGAGGACCTGGTGGCCGGGGGCTGGGCGCGCGCACACGTGGGGCAGGGCACCTTCGTCGCGGAGGCGGCGCCGACGGCCCCGCCCGCCGCCCCCACGGCCCCGCGGCTCGAGTGGACGGGCTTTCTCTCGAAGGCCGCTCAGATCGTGGCAGCTGACGCGCGTCGCCGCGAGGCGTGGAGCCAGGGCGCCCGGCCGGGACCCGGCATCATCTCCTTCTCCGGCGGCATTCCGGACAGCGCGCTCTTTCCCACGGACGCCTTCCGCCGCGTGCTCAACCGGGTCATCCGCGAGGAAGGGCGTGAGCTCCTCCAGTACTACCCGTCGAGCGGCTACGCGCCGCTGCGGCAGTACCTCTCGGGCTATCTCCTCCGTTTCGGCCTCGAGGCGCGGCCGGAGGACATCCTGATCGTCAATGGCACGCAGCAAGGCTTCGATCTCGTGGCGCGCACGCTCCTGGATCCCGGTGACTTCGTGGCCATCGAACAACCGTCGTACCCGCGCGCCATGCAGGTCTTCCGGGCCTTCGGCGCCCAGCTCCTGCCCGTGCCGATGGCGGGGGGCGGCCTGTCCGTGGACCATCTCGAGCGGCTTCTCGAGCGCCAGGCGCCCAAGCTCCTCTACTGCCAGCCGAGCGCGCA
Protein-coding sequences here:
- a CDS encoding NAD(P)-dependent oxidoreductase translates to MKVGFIGLGIMGSSMASNLQAAGHALCVHDIRRPAAAPHLAAGAEWKDTPREVAEAVDVVFTSLPGPPEVEAVALGADGLIHGLRKGAAFFDLSTNSPALIRRIHAAFQEKGVHVLDAPVSGGPIGAKTRRLAIWVGGDRGIYDAHKDVLGAMGDQHYYVGAIGAGAVAKLVHNCSSFTIGAVLAETFSMGIKAGVEPLALWKAVRQGASGRRRTFDRLMDKFLPGTYDPPSFALKLGHKDVSLATALGREMGVPMRLANLALAELTEALSRGWGDKDSSSYMLLQLERAGVKTDVPPEKLREVIEQDTPS
- a CDS encoding 2-oxoglutarate and iron-dependent oxygenase domain-containing protein, which gives rise to MNIFKAKAVKDLEEATRAIPVIDFAPAFLGEPGGLDSVAARVRQASERVGFFYLAGHGVPASTVAAAFQASREFHAMPLAEKLELRINENNIGYLPVNQSIQGASQVHKATRPNYNESFFISHDRGPEHPDVVAGKPLRGRNQWPEGHHGMRTAMLTYFKTMEAVGEQILPVLARSLDMPADHFIPHFENEAHVNLRFLHYPPQEIEDDEQFGQGPHTDNSFITMLAREEVPGLAVRLPSGEWLAPPVIPDTFLVNLGNIMKRWSNDRFLSTPHGVLNDSGKDRYSIAFFFSPNVEAVIECLPSCRGADNPPRYPRAVYRDLVLDFYNANYFHRQGHTGAGARGRS
- a CDS encoding nuclear transport factor 2 family protein, encoding MPTPDQEALQWLREFETACRGRDFDTGRRMFAEDAVAFGTWAMAVHGLANIEREQWRNVWPRIRNFTFEDQPVVRASGDTAWIAAAWSSEAIGADGKPFVRPGRATFILAPRQGRLQCVHSHVSLQPTQSESAHGKLG
- a CDS encoding amidase; translation: MSDLCWTSMTDLASMIAAKKISPIEVVQAHLERIAKIDGKLKSYITVMADSALAAAKVAEAAVMAGGTLGPLHGVPLGLKDLYCTKGVKTTGGSKLLADWIPDEDATVVTRLAAAGGITLGKLNMHEFAYGPEGLNAHYGTPWNPWDATTHRICGGSSSGSGAAVAAGICPGALGSDTGGSIRIPAALCGLSGIKPTYGRVSRAGVLPLAWSMDHVGPMCRSAADCGLMLGAMSGYDPRDPTTSVLPVPDYMAALTGQVKGLRVGLLRSFFLEGAAPAQRAAVEAAAKTLEGLGATLAEVNIKTVNVAPGASHAVLAPEAYAYHEEWLKTRPADYGEDVRQRLRVGAFVTGAEYLKGQRLRVLLRDEVDAVLAKLDVLLAPTTPIEAQAVGQDSVQIGAESFPVRASLIRFTRPFNLSGHPAASVPCGFTEGGLPLGLHIIGRPFDEATVLRVADAYQRVTDWHTRRPPLA
- a CDS encoding Smr/MutS family protein: MDEPEPVSLPIEDSLDLHAFSPKDVRSVVGEYLKEAAARGFREVRLIHGRGIGVQRAMVQSLLEGHPLVSRYFDAPPERGGWGATVVLLKEGA
- a CDS encoding class I SAM-dependent methyltransferase; the encoded protein is MTEAHKAQVQSQFGRTAEEYVKSPDHAGGEDLERLLAWGRARGATRVLDIATGGGHTALGFAGFTRSVVATDVTEPMLRAARRFIHDRGAARVRFVAADVEALPFRDASFGVVTCRLAAHHFPELLPAVRQVSRVLVPGGAFLIQDILGREDRTLAAFILEVEKRRDPSHVRAFTQREWAAFLKAAGLTVIDEMIMEREREWEPWTERMRMTEAAKADLERFVLAASPACREAFAFKIDGPRILSFIDRMLLLRADKD
- a CDS encoding carboxymuconolactone decarboxylase family protein, which gives rise to MGQMKEFAGVYYREGALDPKTLQLVALAAMAAAGCTS
- a CDS encoding PLP-dependent aminotransferase family protein translates to MKIPLDRSADRNGRLPLARQIQLHLERLISQRLLAPGVKLPATRELAQELGVNRTTVAQAYEDLVAGGWARAHVGQGTFVAEAAPTAPPAAPTAPRLEWTGFLSKAAQIVAADARRREAWSQGARPGPGIISFSGGIPDSALFPTDAFRRVLNRVIREEGRELLQYYPSSGYAPLRQYLSGYLLRFGLEARPEDILIVNGTQQGFDLVARTLLDPGDFVAIEQPSYPRAMQVFRAFGAQLLPVPMAGGGLSVDHLERLLERQAPKLLYCQPSAHNPTGLTMPAAARRRLLDVAARHRLPIVEDGFDGTLFYGERPPAPLKAADASGQVIYLGTFSKILFPGLRLGWIVASPELIERLDMAKQLADIHTSPLIQAAVYHFCRQRLLDRHQARVLREYARRRGALLAALGRRMPEGVRWTETQGGFSLFVELPEGMETTALLPRAVERGVAFTPGNAFFADGGGERTLRLSFSAVPFAQIEEGVRRLADSIRELGRHPERSARERGPAVPLV